One Streptomyces lincolnensis genomic region harbors:
- a CDS encoding PaaI family thioesterase, translating to MTMTTAEADKILTDNFAPWVLELGLRVETLGEDRAILRLPWSQRLAREGGGLSGQALMAAADTATVLAVSAARGGYGPMTTVQQSTSFQRAVTGSDVLIEAVVTKLGRRMAFADITLTDETSGLTAARASTVYALLG from the coding sequence ATGACGATGACCACCGCCGAAGCCGACAAGATCCTCACCGACAACTTCGCCCCTTGGGTGCTCGAACTGGGGCTGCGGGTCGAGACCTTGGGCGAGGACCGCGCGATCCTGCGACTTCCCTGGTCACAGCGGCTGGCCCGGGAGGGTGGCGGGCTGTCCGGGCAGGCCCTCATGGCGGCCGCCGACACGGCGACCGTGCTGGCCGTCTCCGCGGCCCGGGGCGGCTACGGGCCCATGACCACGGTGCAGCAGTCCACGTCCTTCCAGCGCGCGGTGACCGGTTCGGATGTCTTGATCGAAGCGGTGGTCACCAAGCTGGGCCGCCGGATGGCGTTCGCCGACATCACGCTGACCGACGAGACGTCGGGGCTGACCGCAGCACGGGCGAGCACGGTCTACGCACTTCTCGGCTGA
- a CDS encoding NHLP bacteriocin export ABC transporter permease/ATPase subunit, translating into MASPYGGDLVLNALGAMGTRIDCAGFNRLDLEGPQVLWLVVSGAVDLFAVDAEQQGHWHHLGRLEPGALLLGPVAGPQHTLVARPLRDCVVHRIGLRELYEPAHTQTWSYDEYGNPQYVPPTTSPLEYALALGVGRSLSVLFQAPMATEGAAEVADDDVFWMQVPPGSVQYGSLYGQEAAADLLMDPAVWQSMVDQQYRLLTALDRWIEQLERTHETRTAAGIKAGEAVRAQADQTLLASIGKSKRRTTSADADASYAACKLVAQAAGIPLAEPAQSGTESDRLDPIEQIALASRVRVRAVRLDGRWWRDNVGPLVGHRALSGAPVALLWRRGGYVAVHPATGRETPIEKDNAEEFEPRAVMFYRPLPDRGLSPLGLLRFSMRGTTGDMTNLLVSMLVTVAIGALVPIATGKVLGEFVPKAQTDLIVQVCLAVIVSSVVAAVFMLMQNLTMLRLEGRIEATLQPAVWDRLLRLPTKFFTERSTGELASQAMGISSIRRMMAGIAPTVAQSVTVGAMNLGLLFWFSASMATAAIGMLVVIAAMFLGLGLWQVRWQRRLVVLGNKLNNQAFQTLRGLPKLRVAAAENYAYAAWASQFARSRELQQKVGRIKNLTTVAGAVYLPLCTLLMFMLLAGPARGTMSASAFLTFNTSVTMLLTSVTSLTGAFVSVVAALPLFEEIKPVLDATPEVRTASTRPGPLTGALEARRLSFRYSDDGPLVLDDVSFEIRPGEFVAIVGPSGCGKSTLLRLLIGFDRPVSGSVLYDGQDLAALDQSAVRRQCGVVLQHAQPFTGSILDVICGTEPYTPEEAMAAAAMAGLAEDIQRMPMGLHTIVSGSGAVSGGQRQRLMIAQALIRRPRILFFDEATSALDNETQRTVIESTKALNATRIVIAHRLSTVLDADRVIVMENGKVAQQGPPAQLLADTGGRLHELVRRQMA; encoded by the coding sequence ATGGCCTCCCCCTACGGAGGCGACCTCGTCCTCAACGCGCTAGGCGCGATGGGCACGCGGATCGACTGCGCCGGTTTCAACCGCCTCGACCTCGAAGGGCCGCAGGTGCTGTGGCTGGTCGTGTCGGGCGCGGTGGACCTGTTCGCGGTGGACGCCGAGCAGCAGGGCCACTGGCACCATCTGGGCCGTCTGGAACCGGGCGCGCTGCTGCTCGGTCCGGTGGCGGGGCCCCAGCACACGCTGGTGGCCCGGCCGCTCAGGGACTGCGTGGTGCACCGCATCGGGCTGCGCGAGCTGTACGAGCCCGCGCACACCCAGACCTGGTCGTACGACGAGTACGGCAACCCGCAGTACGTGCCGCCGACGACCAGCCCCCTGGAGTACGCCCTCGCGCTCGGCGTCGGCCGCAGCCTGTCCGTGCTCTTCCAGGCGCCGATGGCCACCGAGGGAGCCGCCGAGGTGGCCGACGACGACGTCTTCTGGATGCAGGTGCCGCCGGGCAGCGTCCAGTACGGCTCGCTGTACGGGCAGGAGGCCGCCGCCGACCTGCTGATGGACCCCGCGGTGTGGCAGAGCATGGTCGACCAGCAGTACCGGCTGCTGACCGCGCTGGACCGCTGGATCGAGCAGCTGGAGCGCACCCACGAGACCCGTACGGCCGCGGGCATCAAGGCCGGTGAGGCCGTCCGCGCCCAGGCGGACCAGACGCTGCTGGCGTCCATCGGCAAGTCCAAGCGGCGTACGACGTCCGCCGACGCGGACGCCAGTTACGCGGCCTGCAAGCTGGTCGCCCAGGCGGCCGGGATTCCCCTCGCGGAGCCCGCGCAGAGCGGCACCGAGAGCGACCGCCTCGATCCGATCGAGCAGATCGCCCTGGCCTCCCGCGTCCGCGTGCGGGCCGTACGTCTGGACGGCCGGTGGTGGCGTGACAACGTCGGACCGCTGGTGGGCCACCGGGCACTGTCGGGGGCGCCGGTCGCGCTGCTGTGGCGGCGCGGCGGGTATGTGGCGGTGCATCCGGCGACCGGGCGCGAGACGCCGATCGAGAAGGACAACGCGGAGGAGTTCGAACCGCGTGCGGTGATGTTCTACCGTCCGCTGCCGGACCGTGGGCTCAGCCCGCTCGGGCTGCTCAGGTTCAGCATGCGCGGCACGACGGGCGACATGACGAACCTGCTGGTCAGCATGCTGGTGACGGTCGCGATCGGGGCGCTGGTGCCGATCGCGACGGGCAAGGTGCTCGGCGAGTTCGTGCCGAAGGCGCAGACCGATCTGATCGTGCAGGTGTGTCTGGCCGTCATCGTCAGCAGTGTGGTGGCGGCGGTGTTCATGCTGATGCAGAACCTCACCATGCTGCGTCTGGAGGGCCGGATCGAGGCGACGCTCCAGCCGGCGGTGTGGGACCGGCTGCTGAGGCTGCCGACGAAGTTCTTCACCGAGCGCTCGACGGGTGAACTGGCCAGCCAGGCCATGGGCATCAGCTCGATCCGCCGGATGATGGCGGGCATCGCGCCGACGGTCGCCCAGTCGGTGACCGTGGGCGCGATGAACCTGGGGCTGCTGTTCTGGTTCAGCGCGTCGATGGCGACGGCCGCGATCGGCATGCTCGTCGTCATCGCCGCGATGTTCCTCGGGCTCGGCCTGTGGCAGGTGCGCTGGCAGCGGCGCCTGGTGGTGCTCGGCAACAAGCTCAACAATCAGGCGTTCCAGACCCTGCGCGGTCTGCCCAAGCTGCGGGTGGCGGCGGCCGAGAACTACGCCTACGCCGCCTGGGCCTCCCAGTTCGCGCGCAGCCGTGAGCTCCAGCAGAAGGTCGGCCGGATCAAGAACCTCACCACGGTGGCGGGCGCGGTGTACCTGCCGTTGTGCACCCTGCTGATGTTCATGCTGCTGGCGGGTCCGGCGCGGGGCACGATGTCGGCGTCGGCGTTCCTCACGTTCAACACCTCGGTGACGATGCTGCTGACCTCGGTCACCTCGCTGACCGGCGCCTTCGTCTCGGTGGTGGCCGCGCTGCCGCTGTTCGAGGAGATCAAGCCGGTCCTGGACGCGACGCCCGAGGTGCGCACGGCGAGCACCCGGCCGGGCCCGCTGACCGGGGCGCTGGAGGCCCGGAGGCTGTCCTTCCGCTACTCCGACGACGGTCCGCTGGTCCTGGACGACGTGTCGTTCGAGATCCGGCCGGGCGAGTTCGTGGCGATCGTCGGCCCCAGCGGTTGCGGCAAGTCGACCCTGCTCAGGCTGCTGATCGGCTTCGACCGCCCGGTCTCCGGGAGCGTGCTCTACGACGGTCAGGACCTGGCCGCGCTCGACCAGTCGGCGGTGCGCCGTCAGTGCGGGGTGGTGCTCCAGCACGCGCAGCCGTTCACGGGGTCGATCCTGGACGTGATCTGCGGGACCGAGCCGTACACGCCGGAGGAGGCGATGGCGGCGGCCGCGATGGCGGGCCTGGCCGAGGACATCCAGCGGATGCCGATGGGGCTGCACACCATCGTCTCGGGCAGCGGCGCCGTCTCCGGCGGGCAGCGCCAACGCCTCATGATCGCCCAGGCGTTGATCCGCCGGCCGCGGATCCTGTTCTTCGACGAGGCGACCAGCGCCCTCGACAACGAGACGCAGCGCACGGTGATCGAGTCCACCAAGGCCCTCAACGCCACCCGGATCGTCATCGCCCACCGTCTGTCGACCGTGCTGGACGCCGACCGCGTGATCGTCATGGAGAACGGCAAGGTCGCCCAGCAGGGCCCGCCCGCCCAGCTGCTCGCGGACACCGGCGGGCGGCTGCACGAGCTGGTGCGGCGCCAGATGGCGTGA
- a CDS encoding HlyD family efflux transporter periplasmic adaptor subunit, producing the protein MQFRQQALAKLQSPEELDLPVRFARPQGWLVLSVTVVAMAAASVWAVTGSVASTVSAPAILTHAEGSYILQSPVAGQVTEVIAEEGQRLPADSPVLKVRTAEGDTVVRTVAAGRVTALAATIGQIISTGANVAAVEKVARASDPLYATVYVPAENAASIPENAAVDLTVSSVPTQEYGVLRGHVKSVDRSAQSAQQIAAFLGDSQLGEQFTKDGRPVAVLVRLDRSKDTKSGYRWSSADGPPFTLTSMTAASGSIRLADQRPVDWLLP; encoded by the coding sequence GTGCAGTTCCGCCAACAGGCCCTCGCCAAGCTCCAGTCGCCGGAGGAACTCGACCTTCCGGTGCGCTTCGCCCGCCCCCAGGGCTGGCTCGTGCTGTCCGTGACCGTGGTGGCCATGGCCGCGGCCTCCGTGTGGGCGGTGACCGGCTCGGTCGCCTCCACCGTGAGCGCGCCCGCCATCCTCACGCACGCGGAAGGCAGTTACATCCTCCAGAGCCCGGTCGCGGGCCAGGTCACCGAGGTGATCGCGGAGGAGGGCCAGCGGCTGCCCGCCGACTCCCCCGTACTGAAGGTCCGTACGGCCGAGGGCGACACGGTGGTGCGCACGGTCGCCGCGGGCCGGGTCACAGCGCTCGCCGCGACCATCGGGCAGATCATCTCCACCGGCGCGAACGTCGCCGCCGTGGAGAAGGTCGCCCGCGCCTCCGACCCCCTGTACGCCACCGTGTACGTGCCCGCCGAGAACGCGGCCTCCATTCCCGAGAACGCCGCCGTGGACCTGACCGTCTCCTCGGTGCCCACCCAGGAGTACGGCGTGCTGCGCGGCCATGTGAAGTCGGTGGACCGTTCCGCCCAGTCCGCGCAGCAGATCGCCGCGTTCCTCGGCGACAGCCAGCTCGGCGAGCAGTTCACCAAGGACGGCCGGCCGGTGGCGGTCCTGGTGCGGCTGGACAGGTCGAAGGACACCAAAAGCGGCTACCGGTGGTCGTCCGCGGACGGACCGCCGTTCACTCTCACGTCCATGACCGCGGCCTCGGGCTCGATCCGGCTGGCCGACCAGCGTCCCGTCGATTGGCTGCTGCCGTGA
- a CDS encoding NHLP family bacteriocin export ABC transporter peptidase/permease/ATPase subunit, whose amino-acid sequence MSTAPDTRSRRRSAPPKRPVPKSRAKTVRTPTVLQMEAVECGAASLAMVLGHYGRHIPLEELRIACGVSRDGSRASNLLKAARSYGLTAKGMQMDTAALADVQTPAVLFWEFNHYVVYDGMGRRFGRRGVYINDPGKGRRFVPMEDFDGSFTGVVLVMEPGEGFTRGGRKPGVLGAMPARLRGTAGTMPAAVLASLLLVLVGATVPALSRQYIDMFLIGGQTSLLGVLFASMGASVLLTLVLTWLQQANLLHGRIISSTLSSARFLRHLLRLPVTFFSQRSPADLVQRLQSNDQVAETLARDLAAAGVDAVVVVLYAVLLYTYDPQLTYVGIGVALLNVVAMRVVIRLRATRTAKLRADSARLTNTAYTGLQLIETMKATGGEEGYFRKWAGQHATTLEEQQRLGVPSAWLGVVAPTLASLNSALILWIGGMRAIEGGISVGLLVAFQALVTRFTAPITRLNGVASRIQDFAADVARLKDVENFQADPLYGRPGAGDSTRRLHGHVELENITFGYNPLDKPLLTGFDLTVGPGQQVALVGGSGSGKSTVSRLISGLYTPWEGVIRIDGQRLDDIPRGALASSVSFVDQDVFLFEGSIRDNIALWDPSIPDDAVVDALRDAALYDVVMRRPGGIQSKVEQDGRNFSGGQRQRLEIARALVRRPSILVLDEVTSALDAETELVVMDNLRKRGCACVVIAHRLSTVRDSDEIVVLQHGTIVERGRHEELVARGGAYAALVKER is encoded by the coding sequence GTGAGCACCGCACCGGACACCCGGAGCCGGCGCCGTTCCGCCCCGCCCAAGCGCCCGGTCCCCAAGAGCAGGGCGAAGACGGTCCGCACACCCACCGTCCTCCAGATGGAGGCCGTGGAGTGCGGCGCCGCCTCGCTGGCGATGGTGCTCGGCCACTACGGCAGACACATCCCGTTGGAGGAGTTGCGGATCGCCTGCGGTGTCTCGCGGGACGGCTCGCGCGCGAGCAACCTCCTCAAGGCGGCCCGCAGTTACGGCCTGACGGCCAAGGGCATGCAGATGGACACGGCCGCGCTCGCCGACGTGCAGACGCCGGCCGTGCTGTTCTGGGAGTTCAACCACTACGTCGTCTACGACGGCATGGGCCGCCGCTTCGGCCGCCGCGGGGTGTACATCAACGACCCCGGCAAGGGCCGCCGTTTCGTGCCCATGGAGGACTTCGACGGCAGCTTCACCGGAGTCGTCCTGGTGATGGAGCCCGGCGAGGGCTTCACCAGGGGTGGCCGCAAGCCGGGGGTGCTGGGCGCGATGCCGGCCCGGCTGCGCGGTACCGCGGGCACCATGCCGGCGGCGGTGCTGGCGAGTCTGCTGCTGGTGCTGGTCGGTGCGACGGTGCCCGCGCTGAGCCGCCAGTACATCGACATGTTCCTGATCGGGGGCCAGACCTCGCTGCTCGGCGTGCTGTTCGCGTCGATGGGTGCGAGCGTGCTGCTCACCCTGGTGCTGACCTGGCTCCAGCAGGCGAACCTGCTGCACGGCCGGATCATCTCCTCCACCCTCTCCAGCGCCCGCTTCCTGCGGCATCTGCTGCGGCTGCCGGTCACCTTCTTCTCCCAGCGCAGCCCGGCCGACCTGGTGCAGCGCCTCCAGTCCAACGACCAGGTGGCCGAGACCCTGGCCCGCGACCTCGCGGCGGCCGGCGTGGACGCGGTCGTCGTCGTCCTCTACGCGGTCCTCCTCTACACCTACGACCCCCAGCTGACCTACGTCGGTATCGGTGTGGCGCTGCTGAACGTGGTGGCCATGCGGGTCGTCATCCGGCTGCGCGCCACCCGTACGGCGAAGCTGCGGGCCGACAGCGCCCGGCTCACCAACACCGCCTACACCGGCCTCCAGCTGATCGAGACGATGAAGGCGACCGGCGGCGAGGAGGGCTACTTCCGCAAGTGGGCGGGGCAGCACGCCACCACACTGGAGGAACAGCAGCGGCTCGGGGTGCCGAGTGCCTGGCTGGGTGTGGTCGCGCCGACGCTCGCCAGTCTGAACAGCGCGCTCATCCTGTGGATCGGCGGTATGCGGGCGATCGAGGGCGGTATCTCCGTCGGCCTGCTGGTCGCCTTCCAGGCCCTGGTCACCCGCTTCACCGCCCCGATCACCCGCCTCAACGGCGTCGCGAGCCGCATCCAGGACTTCGCGGCCGACGTGGCCCGTCTGAAGGACGTGGAGAACTTCCAGGCCGATCCGCTCTACGGCCGCCCGGGCGCCGGCGACTCCACGCGCCGGCTGCACGGCCATGTCGAGCTGGAGAACATCACCTTCGGCTACAACCCGCTGGACAAGCCGCTGCTCACGGGCTTCGACCTGACCGTGGGCCCGGGCCAGCAGGTCGCTCTGGTCGGCGGCTCCGGCAGCGGCAAGTCGACGGTGTCCCGGCTGATCTCGGGCCTGTACACGCCCTGGGAGGGCGTGATCCGCATCGACGGACAGCGCCTGGACGACATCCCGCGCGGCGCGCTCGCGTCCTCGGTCTCCTTCGTCGACCAGGACGTGTTCCTCTTCGAGGGCTCGATCCGCGACAACATCGCGCTGTGGGACCCGTCGATCCCGGACGACGCCGTGGTCGACGCCCTGCGCGATGCGGCCCTGTACGACGTGGTGATGCGCCGGCCCGGCGGTATCCAGAGCAAGGTCGAGCAGGACGGGCGCAACTTCTCCGGCGGTCAGCGCCAACGACTGGAGATCGCCCGGGCGTTGGTGCGCCGGCCGAGCATCCTGGTGCTCGACGAGGTGACCAGCGCGCTGGACGCGGAGACCGAGCTGGTGGTCATGGACAACCTGCGCAAGCGCGGCTGTGCCTGTGTGGTGATCGCGCACCGGCTGAGCACCGTGCGCGACAGCGACGAGATCGTCGTACTCCAGCACGGCACGATCGTGGAACGCGGGCGGCACGAGGAGCTGGTGGCGCGCGGGGGCGCGTACGCGGCGCTGGTCAAGGAACGGTGA
- a CDS encoding MFS transporter, with translation MSQKTLTESGQDGAVAAPAAASSKKWWILAVVALAQLMVVLDATIVNIALPSAQADLGFSDGSRQWIVTAYALAFASLLLLGGRIADLFGRKPAFLIGVVGFAAVSALGGAATNFEMLVTARALQGAFGALLAPAALSLLNTTFTDARERAKAFSVYGAIAGAGGAVGLLLGGILTDALDWRWTLYVNVVIAVVAFAGGWFLLNNHRDATNSKLDVPGTVLVATGLFSLVYGFSNAETHDWSAVATWGFLIAGGVLLAAFAWWQTRAAHPLLPLRILLDRNRAASFLAVLISGAGMFGVFLFLTYYLQLNLGFSPTKTGVAFLPMVAALMVSAQLGTTKVVPRIGPKAAIPLGFAIAAVGMAWLTGIGVASDYSTAVLPQLIVIGAGLGLVMPPAMQLATGGVAAEDAGVASATVNAMQQVGGSIGTALLNTLAASAATDYLTGKDATNKLVQAQATIESYTTAFWWSAGLFAAGTLIAFLLYRRGVPEQDADAAPVIHM, from the coding sequence ATGTCACAGAAGACGCTGACCGAGAGCGGGCAGGACGGCGCCGTCGCGGCGCCTGCCGCCGCCTCGTCCAAGAAGTGGTGGATCCTCGCGGTCGTCGCACTCGCCCAGCTGATGGTGGTGCTGGACGCCACCATCGTGAACATCGCCCTGCCGTCGGCCCAGGCCGACCTCGGGTTCTCCGACGGCAGCCGGCAGTGGATCGTCACCGCCTACGCGCTGGCCTTCGCCTCCCTGCTGCTGCTCGGCGGACGCATAGCGGACCTGTTCGGCCGCAAGCCGGCCTTCCTCATCGGCGTCGTCGGCTTCGCCGCGGTCTCCGCGCTCGGCGGCGCCGCCACCAACTTCGAGATGCTGGTCACCGCGCGCGCCCTCCAGGGTGCCTTCGGCGCGCTCCTCGCACCGGCCGCCCTGTCCCTGCTGAACACCACGTTCACCGACGCCCGCGAGCGCGCCAAGGCGTTCAGCGTCTACGGCGCCATCGCCGGCGCGGGCGGCGCGGTGGGGCTGCTGCTGGGCGGCATCCTGACCGACGCCCTGGACTGGCGCTGGACGCTGTACGTGAACGTCGTCATCGCCGTCGTCGCCTTCGCGGGCGGCTGGTTCCTGCTGAACAACCACCGCGACGCCACGAACTCCAAGCTGGACGTGCCGGGCACCGTCCTGGTCGCCACCGGTCTGTTCTCCCTGGTCTACGGCTTCTCCAACGCCGAGACGCACGACTGGTCCGCCGTCGCCACCTGGGGCTTCCTGATCGCCGGCGGTGTGCTGCTGGCCGCCTTCGCCTGGTGGCAGACCCGGGCCGCGCACCCGCTGCTGCCGCTGCGCATCCTGCTGGACCGCAACCGGGCGGCCTCCTTCCTCGCCGTGCTCATCTCCGGTGCGGGCATGTTCGGTGTGTTCCTCTTCCTCACCTACTACCTCCAGCTGAACCTGGGCTTCAGCCCGACCAAGACCGGTGTGGCGTTCCTCCCGATGGTCGCCGCCCTGATGGTGTCGGCCCAGCTCGGCACCACGAAGGTGGTACCGCGGATCGGTCCCAAGGCCGCCATCCCGCTGGGCTTCGCGATCGCCGCCGTCGGCATGGCCTGGCTGACGGGCATCGGTGTCGCCTCCGACTACAGCACCGCCGTCCTGCCGCAGCTGATCGTCATCGGTGCCGGTCTCGGCCTGGTGATGCCGCCGGCCATGCAGCTGGCCACCGGCGGAGTGGCGGCCGAGGACGCGGGCGTCGCCTCCGCCACGGTCAACGCCATGCAGCAGGTGGGCGGTTCGATCGGTACGGCGCTGCTGAACACGCTGGCCGCGAGCGCCGCGACCGACTACCTGACCGGCAAGGACGCGACGAACAAGCTGGTCCAGGCCCAGGCGACGATCGAGAGCTACACCACCGCCTTCTGGTGGTCGGCCGGCCTCTTCGCCGCCGGCACGCTGATCGCGTTCCTGCTCTACCGGCGCGGCGTCCCCGAGCAGGACGCCGACGCGGCACCGGTCATCCACATGTGA
- a CDS encoding S1 family peptidase, translating into MSHKRIPKRKAAIAAGSVVALGAAAILLPNANASQDGGSDDAAAAPKTLKAGDASDLASQLQNLLGDAFAGSYYDGDSQQLVVNVISGDENNVIVQAKKAGAKIREVDNSLSELSAGAQTLKTEATIPGTSWAVDPRTNKILVTADSTVTGAKWDRLESTVETLGSGMATIKKSAGTFKTFLSGGDAIFGGGARCSAGFNVTAGDGSPAFLTAGHCGVAEAAWSDTEGGEPIATVDAATATFPGDGDFALVKYDDPATEAPSDVNVGGGQTVAISQAADATVGQEVFRMGSTTGLADGQVLGLDATVNYPEGTVTGLIQTNVCAEPGDSGGSMFTQDGLALGLTSGGSGDCTVGGETFFQPVTTALEAVGATLGEGGAAGGAGDQAGGEEAGGEEAGGAGAGAGDQAGGEEAGAGEEAGAGEEAGAGEEAGAGEEAGVGEDTGVGQETGTGAEGESGLNHTN; encoded by the coding sequence TTGAGTCACAAGCGAATTCCGAAGCGCAAGGCCGCGATAGCGGCGGGCAGTGTGGTGGCGCTCGGAGCTGCCGCCATCCTGCTCCCGAACGCCAACGCCTCCCAGGACGGCGGGTCGGACGACGCCGCCGCCGCGCCGAAGACCCTCAAGGCGGGAGACGCCTCGGACCTCGCCTCACAACTCCAGAATCTGCTGGGCGACGCCTTCGCCGGTTCCTACTACGACGGTGACAGCCAGCAGTTGGTCGTCAACGTCATCTCCGGCGACGAGAACAACGTGATCGTGCAGGCGAAGAAGGCGGGCGCAAAGATCCGCGAGGTCGACAACAGCCTCTCGGAACTGTCGGCCGGCGCGCAGACGCTGAAGACCGAGGCGACCATCCCCGGCACCTCCTGGGCCGTCGACCCGCGGACGAACAAGATCCTCGTCACCGCGGACTCCACGGTCACCGGCGCCAAGTGGGACAGACTGGAATCGACGGTCGAGACCCTCGGTTCCGGCATGGCCACCATCAAGAAGTCGGCCGGCACCTTCAAGACCTTCCTCTCCGGCGGCGACGCCATCTTCGGCGGCGGTGCACGCTGCTCGGCCGGCTTCAACGTCACCGCGGGCGACGGCAGCCCCGCCTTCCTGACCGCCGGTCACTGCGGGGTCGCGGAGGCCGCGTGGTCCGACACGGAGGGCGGCGAGCCGATCGCCACCGTGGACGCGGCCACCGCCACCTTCCCCGGTGACGGCGACTTCGCCCTGGTGAAGTACGACGACCCGGCCACCGAGGCGCCGAGCGACGTCAACGTCGGCGGCGGCCAGACCGTCGCCATCTCCCAGGCCGCCGATGCCACGGTCGGCCAGGAGGTGTTCCGGATGGGCAGCACCACCGGGCTCGCCGACGGCCAGGTCCTCGGACTCGACGCCACCGTGAACTACCCGGAGGGCACGGTCACCGGGCTCATCCAGACCAACGTCTGCGCCGAGCCCGGCGACAGCGGCGGCTCCATGTTCACCCAGGACGGTCTGGCCCTCGGTCTGACCTCCGGCGGCAGCGGCGACTGCACGGTCGGTGGCGAGACCTTCTTCCAGCCGGTCACCACCGCCCTGGAAGCGGTCGGCGCGACGCTCGGTGAGGGCGGCGCGGCCGGCGGCGCGGGCGACCAGGCCGGTGGCGAGGAAGCCGGCGGTGAAGAGGCCGGCGGTGCAGGGGCCGGCGCGGGCGACCAGGCCGGTGGCGAAGAGGCCGGCGCCGGTGAGGAAGCCGGAGCGGGCGAGGAAGCGGGCGCGGGCGAGGAGGCCGGCGCCGGTGAAGAGGCCGGGGTCGGCGAGGACACCGGGGTCGGTCAGGAGACCGGAACCGGTGCCGAGGGCGAGTCGGGCCTGAACCACACCAACTGA